The sequence below is a genomic window from Ciceribacter thiooxidans.
AAGCTCGCTGAAGGCATAGGGTTTGGGAAGGTAGTCGTCGCCGCCAGCGCGCAAGCCTGTCACACGGTCGTCCACCTGCCCGAGTGCGGAGAGGATCAGCACCGGCGTCTCGACGCCGCGCTTCCTTAGTTCGCTGATCACCGACAATCCGTCGCGGCGCGGCAGCATCCGGTCGACGATAAGCACGTCATAGCCATTCTCGCTCGCCATGAAGAGGCCGCTTTCGCCGTCGCTCGCGTGGTCGGCAACGATGCCCGCCTCGCGAAAGCCCTTGACCATGTAGGCCGCGGCCTCGAGGTCGTCTTCGATCACCAGTATTTTCATGCGCGGGACATTAGCGCCGGCCACGGCCTCCGCACAACCGGTTTCGCCGGTGCCCGGCGGTGTCTGCTGTGGGGAATTCATGCTGGTCTCCCTTGCCTGAATGGAAAGAGCGCCGCGCGGCCCGAAACTGGTCCCGCGCGACGCCCTTGATGTCGGTCGTCTACCGGATCAGCCCTGGTCGATCGGCAGGGCGACGAAGCGGCTGCCGTTCTGCGACTCGACCTGGAAGAGCGCCTTGGTGCGGCCGTCCTTCTTCGCCTGGTCGATCACCTTCAGGACCTCGTCGGCGGTGGAGACGGTCTGGTTGTTGACCGAGACGATCTTCTCGCCGGCCTGCAGGCCCTTGTCGGCGGCATCGGAGTTCGGATCGACATCGACGATCGTCAGGCCCTTGCCGTCTTCGGCCGGAGCGACGCTGATGCCCATGTTGGCGAGCGCCTGTTCGGTCGAAGGGGCGGACTTGTCCGGCACGGCGCTGCCGCCCGAGGCCTGCTGGTCCTTCGGCAGTTCGCCGAGTTCGACCTTCATCGACATCGACTTGCCTTCGCGCCAGATCGAGACGTCGACGGTGGTTCCGGGGGCGAAGGCGGCGATGCGCTTGGCGAGGTCGCGCGGATCCTTGACGGTTTCGCCATTGACGGCCGTCACCACGTCACCCTGCTTGATACCCGCCTTCTCGCCCGGAGAACCGGCCTGCGGGGCGACGACGAGAGCGCCGCTCGCTTCCGAGAGGCCGAGCGAATCGGCGATGTCCTTCGTCACCGGCTGGATCTGCACGCCGAGCCAGCCGCGTTCGACAGTACCCGTCTTGATCAGTTCGTCTACCACGCCCTTGGCGACGGAGGCCGGAATTGCAAAGGCGATGCCGACATTGCCGCCCGACGGCGAGAAGATCGCGGTATTGATGCCGACCACTTCGCCGTTCAGGTTGAAGTCCGGGCCACCGGAATTACCGCGGTTCACCGCAGCGTCGATCTGGATGTAGTCGTCATAGGGACCGGAGCCGATATCGCGGCCGCGGGCCGAGATGATGCCGGCGGTCACCGTTCCGCCGAGGCCGAAGGGGTTTCCGACGGCGACGACCCAGTCGCCGACGCGCATGTTCTCGTCGGCGGCGAACTGCACGTAGGTGAACTTCTGCTTCGGGTTCTCGACCTTCAGCACGGCGAGGTCGGTGCGGGCGTCGGTACCGACGAGCTTGGCGTCGAGTTCCGTGCCGTCGTTCATGACGACCGTATAGGCGGCACCGTCCTGGACGACGTGGTTGTTGGTGACGATGTAACCGTCCTCGGAGATGAAGAAGCCGGAGCCCTGCGAGGTCGGACGAAGCCGGCCCTCACCGCGCGGACGGTTCGGCTTCTGGCCGGGACGGGCGTCCGGACCGGGCATGCCGAATTCCTTGAAGAAGCGCTTCAGCGGGTGGTCGTCCGGGAGATCCTCGAAGCCACGGCCACCGAAGCCGAACTGGAAGTTGCTTTCGTCCTGCGCCGTCTGAACGTTCGTCTGTACACGGACCGAGACAACGGCCGGGGAAACGGCGGAAACGACATCGGAGAAGCTCGGCACCTGCGGGGCTTCGACGCGGACGGCCTCGGCATAGGCCGGAACGATCATCGCCGGCACGGAGCCCGCGACGATCACCGCGGCGAGACCTGCCGCCGTCGAATTGCGGAGCATCGTCTTGAGCTTGGAGCGTCTGCTGTTGAACATGTGACCTACCTTTTCTCTTTTCATCTGACTATTGGCCGGAAAGCCGGCGTGAAGCGGTGGATGAGGAGAGATATAGAACGGCCCACGTTACTGCGAACTGTACGGCAGATGAAATCTTGGTAATCTTCGGGAGGGGTCGACGACATTTGGCGCCCGGCCGCACCGCGGCAGAAGGCCTCGCACCGACGCTCGGACGCCGCGACGCCGGAAACCGCTGTCGAAACAGGCAGATGCCGGGCTTTTACTCCGGCTGCGGCGCAAGGCAATCGCATATGGGATACCTGTGGCGGCTCCGGCCTCCCTCTTCTCCCCAGCGGGGAGAAGTGCCGAGCGGATGCGAGGCGATGAGGGGGCTGCCCGGCACCGCCTTTTGCGCCTCGCGCCCCCTCATCCGGCCCTCCGGGCCACCTTCTCCCCGCTGGGGAGAAGAGGGAGCACGCTTCGTGCGCTGCTCAGAATCCCTGGCAATTGCCCCGGTGCCGCTGGCGGGCAGCGCCGCGGCTCAGTCCTCGATCAGCGCCTTCAGCCGCGCCTCTTCCTCGGGCGAAAGCCTTTCCGGCGCTGGGCGATTGCGGCCGCGGGCATAGACGAGTGCCGCAAAGGCGCCGATCACCAGCAGCGCGGCGGGAGCACCCCAGAGAACATAGGTCTTGGCCGAGACGCGAGGCTTCAGGAGCACGAACTCGCCGTAGCGCGATACTACGTAATCCATGACCTCTTCGTCGGTATCGCCGCCGACGATGCGCTGGCGCACGATGAGCCTCAGGTCACGGGCGAGATCGGCATTCGAATCGTCGATCGACTGGTTCTGGCAGACGAGGCAGCGCAGCTCAGCCGAAATATTACGGGCGCGCTGTTCCAGCACGGGATCGGCCAGCACCTCGTCCGGATTGACGGCAAAGGCGGGCAGCGGCGCGAACACCGACAGCGCCAGGATGACGGCCATCAGCAAGCGTCGGAGCATGTTGACGGACCCAGACGTGCGCTCCCTCTTCTCCCCGGCGGGGAGAAGGTGGCCCGAAGGGCCGGATGAGGGGGACGTCAACCCGCCTACGCTCGTGTCATGCTGCCCCTCATCCGCCTGCCGGCACCTTCTCCCCGCAAGCGGAGAGAAGGACGCTGCCGCACCGTCTCCGTCCCCTCTCCCCGCCTGCGGGGAGAGGGTCAGGGTGAGGGGCAATCTACGACGCATCATGTTCATTCCGCAGCCTCCAGCGCCACCTTGACGGACTTCGTCCGCCGCGTCGGCGCGCCGACGCGCAGCCGCCGGTCGGAGAGTGAGACGAAGCCGCCCGCCATCATGACGAGGGCGCCGATCCAGATGCAGAGAATGAAGGGTTTCCACCAGACGCGCACGACGATGCCTCCCTCGGCCATCGGATCGCCGAGCGAGACGTAGAGCTGGCTGGTGCCGAAGCTGCGGATGCCGGCCTCGGTAGTAGGCATGCGCCGCGCCGTGTAGAGACGCTTCGAGGACCACACCTCGCCCATGTCGACGCCACCCTTGCTCAGGGTGAAGTGCGCCCGGTCCTCGGTGAAGTTCGGGCCCTTCGCCGCCATCATCCGGTCGAAGGTGACAGTATAGCCGCCCGCCTCCACCGTCATGCCGGGTTTCATCTCGGTGACCGTCTCCGTCTCGAAGGTGGTCACCGCGACGATGCCGAGCACCGTCACGCCGAAGCCGAGATGGGCGAGCGCCGTGCCGAAGGCCGAGCGCGGAAGGCCCGCGAGGCGCTGGAAGGCGACCGACGTCGAGACCTTGTTGAAGCCGGCGCGGTACCAGAGGTCGGCGAGCGCACCGAAGACGATGAAGAAGCCCGCAGCGAGACCGAAGACGGCGAGCACCGGGCCGCCGTGCTGGACGTAGAAGAGGATCACGGCCGCGACGAGCGCGAGCCCCGCCGCCACGTAAAGCCGCTGGAATGCGCCGAGCAGGTCGCCGCGCTTCCAGGCGAGCATCGGCCCGAAGGGCAGCGCAATGAGGAGCGGTGCCATCAGCAGGCCGAAGGTCAGGTTGAAGAAGGGCGGACCGACCGAGATCTTGTCGCCGGTCAGCGTCTCGAGGAGCAGCGGATAGAGCGTGCCGACGAGCACTGTCGCCGCCGAGACGGTCAGGATCAGGTTGTTGAGGACGAGCGCCCCTTCCCGCGAGATCGGTGCGAAGAGCCCGCCCGACTTCAGAGCCGGCGCCCGGAAGGCGAACAGCGTGAACGCCCCGCCGATGAAGATCGTCAGGATACCGAGGATGAAGATGCCGCGGCTCGGGTCGGTCGCAAACGCATGCACCGAGGTCAGCACGCCGGAGCGCACGAGGAAGGTGCCGAGGAGCGACAGCGAGAAGGCGAGGATGGCCAGCAGCACCGTCCAGATCTTCAGCGCCTCGCGCTTTTCCATGACCAGCGCGGAATGCAGCAGCGCCGTGCCGGCGAGCCAGGGCATGAAGGAGGCATTTTCGACCGGGTCCCAGAACCACCAGCCGCCCCAGCCGAGCTCGTAATAGGCCCAGTAGGAGCCCATGGCGATGCCGGCGGTCAGAAAGGTCCAGGCGGCAAGCGTCCACGGCCGCACCCAGCGCGCCCAGGCGGCGTCGATGCGCCCGTCGATGAGGGCGGCGATCGCGAACGAAAAGCAGACGGAGAAGCCGACATAGCCGAGATAGAGAAGCGGCGGATGGATGGCGAGGCCGACGTCCTGCAGGACCGGATTGAGGTCCTTGCCTTCCGCCGGTGCCGGCGCGAGGCGGATGAAGGGATTGGAGGTGAGCAGGATGAAGAGGGCGAAGGCGGTCGCGATCCACGCCTGCACCGCCAGCACATTCGCCTTCAACCGCTGCGGCAGGTTGGCGCCGAAGAAGGCGACCATGGCGCTGAACAGGCTGAGGATCAACAGCCACAGCATCATCGAGCCTTCATGGTTCCCCCACACGGCGGCGAAGCGGTAGACGTCGGGAAGCAGCGAGTGCGAGTTCTGCCAGACGTTCTGCACCGAGAAATCGGAGACCATATAGGCATAACTCAGCGCCCCGAAGGAAAGCACCACGAGCCCGAACATCGCGAGCGTACCCGTGGTGGCGATGCCCATCAGCGCCGTATCGCCGCGCCTTGCGCCGATCAGCGGCAGTACGGAGACAACGATCGCCGTCGCCAGCGCCAGGACCAGGGCATAGTGTCCGAGTTCGATGATCATTTCACCGTCTCCTTGCCGCTCAGTTCGACGCCCTGCGCCTTCAGGCGGTCGGCGACGTCCTTCGGCATATAGGTCTCGTCGTGCTTGGCAAGCACCGTGTCGGCGGCGAAGACCGGATCGCCGGCGACGAAGGCGCCTTCTGCGACCACGCCCTGCCCTTCACGGAAGAGATCGGGCAGGATGCCGGTATAGGTGACCGGAACGGTTCCGATCGTGTCGGTGATGGCGAAGGTCACGGTCGATCCCTCGCCGCGCTTGACCGAACCCGTTTCGACGAGGCCGCCGAGCCGGATGCGCGTTCCCGGCGGCACCGTCACGGTGGCGAGATCGCCCGGCACGTAGAAATAGGCGACCGACTGGCTGAAGGCGAACATCACCAGCAGCACGGCCGCGACGATGAAGCCCATGCCGCCGGCGATGACGGCCAGTCTCTTCTGTTTGCGGGTCATTTCAGTGCTTCCTCCACCGGCAGGCCGAGCTCGCGGGCCATCGCGATCAGTTGCTGGCCTTCCTGCCCCTCCGCCGGGAAGGCCGCGAGCGCGGATTTCAGCGCCGCGACGGCGTTTTCCGGCTCCTTCAGCATCGCGTAGGACCGGACGAGACGCATCCAGCCTTCGAAATTGTTCGGGTTTTCCTTGAGCTTGGCGTCGAGCCCGGCGACCATGCCGCGGATCATCTCCGTGCGGTCGCCCGTCGACATGCCCTGCGCCGCGGCGATATCGGCCGCCGTCGGATTGCCGGGCGCTTCCGGCTTCGCTTCGCCGGTGTTCGCCGCGATGTGTTCGTTGACCAGCGGCAGCCACGGCGCGTCGGCCGGCGATGCCTTGGCGAGCGCCTCGAAGGCGGCGCGGGCCTCCTCGCGCTTGCCTTCCTGCTCGAGCGACAGCGCGATGTAGAAGGAGGCGCGCGGATTGGCGCTGCCGAGCTTCACCGCCTGTTCGAAGGCCGAGCGGGCGTCGGCGGTGACGATGCCGTCACTTTCTGCCGTCATCGTTTCGCCGAGGCCGATCATCCGCTCCGGGTTCTGGCCGAGCAGGCGGATCGCGTTGCGGTAGGCGAGTTCTGCGTCGCCGTAGCGCGACATCTTGAAATAGATCGGTGCCAGCACGTCCCAGCCGGCGCCGTCGTCCGGGTTCTGGGCAAGGTGCCGTTCCACCTTGGCGACCAGCAGTTCGAGATTGTTGCCGGGGTTTTCCAGCCGTGCGGCAAGCGGCTCGGAAGGCATTCCGGGGCTGCCGGTCAGCATGTAGAGACCGAGCCCGATCGCCGGCAGGCAGACGACGATGAAAGCCTGTGCCAGCAGGTGCCGGCCGGATTTCGGCTGCTTGCCGCCCTTCGCCTCGGCCGACGCGGCGATGAGGCGCCGACCGATCTCGGCGCGGGCGTAATCCGCTTCCTCGCCCCCAATCAGGCCGAGCGTCTTGTCGCGTTCGAGTTCGTTCAACTGGTCGCGGTAGACGGCGGCCTCGCCGACCGCGTCCTCGACAAGGACGGTATTGCCGCGAAAGAGCGGCCCGAGAAGGACGACGGCCGTGACGGCCGTCAGCAAGGCAGTGGCGATCCAGAACAACATGAGAACCCAATTAATCTATGCCGGGGGACATTCCAACCGGCAAACGGCTGATGACGCACATTTGAGGCGTTTCGCCGCAAGCCCTGTTCTAGGGGATCGCAGGATTTCCCGTCTTGACTTACGTCAAGGGCGTCCAGGTGCCGTTCGGGTTGCGGCAGGCCGCGCCGCGCACCTCCGTCTCGCTGCCCTTCACCTTCAGCTTGTGGGTGTACTGGCGGCAATTCTGCTGGCCGACCTGATAGGGTGCGGCGGCGATCACCTCGCCGGAAATCTCATTCCCCTTCCAGGCGACCGGCTGGCCACCGGGTGCAGCCTCCAGCGCGCGGTATTCGGCTTCGAGTGCGCGCTGCGTCTGGCTGTTCGACAACTCGACGCCCGAACGGGCGATGATACCGCCCTGCAATGCGGAGATGTAGAGGCCCGACGCGGAGCTTTTGCCGCTCGTGGTTGCGCAGGACGACAGTGCCACGGCGGCAAACGTCGCCGTCACCGCGATACGAAAGCGCTTATTTCCCATGTCCCCGGCCCGACCTTTTCCGACCACCCTCAATATTCTCTCTCTTAGCTGCGGCAGCCACGTGGCATCATTGTGACAGCCTTCTTTTTTCACGGAAATTCGCCTCACGCAATGTCCCTCGTGACGGCCGGAAGCACCAATCGCGCCCGCAATCCGCCGCGCGCGCCGCGAGAAAGTCCGAATGCCCCCTGATATTCGGAGGCGATTTCGTTGACGATCGAAAGCCCGAGCCCGGTGCCCGGCTTGCTCTCGTCGAGCCGCCGTCCGCGCTTCAGCGCCTCGACGATCTCGCCCGGTTCCAGTCCCGGTCCGTCGTCCTCGACGGTCACCTCGATCCAGTCGCGGCGCATCACGCCCTCGCCGGGCTCGTGGCCCTCGGCCGCGCCGGCGGTGACGACTACGCCGGTGGCGGCGAAGCGGGCGGCGTTCTCCAGGAGGTTGCCGACCGTCTCCTCGACATCCTGCTGCTCCATGGCCAGCACCAGCCCCGGTGCGAGCTTCAGATCGAACTGCGTCTCCGGGTTCAGCCGCCGCATCACGCGGATCAGCCGCTCCAGCACCGGCTCGAACTCGGTGCGCGCCAGTACGGACTCGCGCTGTGCGGCGATACGGGCGCGGTTGAGATAGGAGGAAACCTGGCTCTGCATCGCCTCGGCCTGGGCGGTGACGACGCTCGCCTGCGACTTCGGCAGCGCCCGCGTCTCGTTGAGCAGCACGGCGATCGGCGTCTTCAGCGAATGAGCGAGATTGCCGACCTGCATGCGGGCGCGCTCGACGATGCGACGATTGCTGTCGATCAGCGCGTTGATCTCGTTTGCAAGCGGCTGGATTTCGCGGGGGAAGACGCCCTCGATCCGCTCCGCCTCGCCGGCCCGGATCCGCTCCAGCGCCCGACGCGCCCGTTCGAGCGGCTTCAGCCCGTAGAGAATGGCAAGGCCGTTGACGATGAGGCCGCCGAGGCCGATCAGCGCAAGCCCGGTATAGAGCCTCGTGGTGAAGAAGCGGACATCCTCCTCGACGACGTCGACGTTTCCCGAAACGCGAAAGCGCGCCGCCCGGCCGTTGGCGTCGAGCACGACCTCCGTCTCGGCGACCCTCAGATGGTTCCCGTACGGGTCTGTCATCGGATAGAAGCGTTCGTAGTGGTCGTCGAAGGGGACGGTATTGATGTCCGGCACCGGCAGGTCGGTGAGGCCGAGCGAGGTGGAGGCGAGCGGCGCGGTGGTGAAATTGCCGAGCGGCTCGACCAGCCAGTACCAGCCGGTCTTCGGCTGCGAGAAGCGCAGGTCGCCGAGTTCGGGACTGCCCGCCAGGCTGTCGCCGTCGCCGATCGACACGGAATTGATGACGTTGTAGAGTTGGGCGCGCAGCAGGTTGTTAAAACCGCGCTCGGTGCCCTGCCGGTAGAGCGCCGAGATCACCACCGCCATGGTCACGAGTGCGACCGCCGACCACGCCGTGGCCAGCAGCAGCACCCTGACGGTCAGCGATCTAGTGCGCATCTTTGGGCGCTTGCATCCGGTAGCCGAGACCGCGCACCGTCTCGATCAGGTCAAGGCCGATCTTCTTGCGCAGGCGCCCGACGAAGACCTCGATGGTGTTGGAATCGCGATCGAAATCCTGATCGTAGAGATGCTCGACGAGTTCCGAGCGCGATACCACCTCGCCCATGTGGTGCATCAGGTAGGAAAGCAGCCGGTATTCGTGCGAGGTGAGCTTGAGCTGCGTGCCGGAGACGCTCGCCTTCGACGCCTTGGTGTCGAGGCGGACCGGACCGCAGACGATCTCGGAGGAGGCGTGCCCCGCCGCACGGCGGATCAGCGCGCGGATGCGTGCGAGCACTTCTTCCACGTGGAAGGGCTTGGCGACGTAGTCGTCGGCGCCGGCGTCGATACCGGCCACCTTGTCGCTCCAGCGGTCGCGGGCCGTCAGGATCAATACGGGCATTGCGCGCCCTGCCGCACGCCATTTTTCCAGCACGGTCAGGCCGTCCATTTCCGGCAGGCCGATGTCGAGGATCACCGCGTCATAGGGTTCGGTGTCGCCGAGGAAGTGCCCCTCCTCGCCGTCGAGCGCCTTGTCGACCACATAGCCCGCTTCTTCCAGCGCCTCGACGAGTTGCCGATTGAGATTAACGTCGTCCTCGACGACCAGAATGCGCATGCTGCCAGTCCCTCTCCGTCTTGTCCGGCCGGCCGCGTCCCCCGCGCCCGGCTCAGGCCGTCGCCTGCCTCGTGCGCCTTACTGTGAAACCCGCATGGTCACCTTGCGCGGACGTTCGTTGCCGCTGCCCGGGATCAGCACCGTCACCACGCATGTACCGCCGGAACTGCGAACCGACAGCACCTGCCCGCCGAGTTCCGCCGCAGCCTGGGCCGCGGCCCCGTAGCAGTCGGCGCCACCACGGCTGCTGCCGTTGTTGCCGTCGTTGCCGTTGCCCTGCGCCTGGGCGAGAACCACCGGCGCCGGGGCGGTCGCGACTGCTGCCTCCGGCGCGGATGTCGCCGCAATGCCGGAGGCCAGGCTCGCTATGATCAGGAATGATGCCATGGACTACTACTTCCGAAAGATATTCGTTGTTGTGAAGTATTTACCCGATGGCATCTGAATGGCAAATGAATGCGGCCGACAACTTCCGTTTATCACCCGCCGATCACCTTCTTCGCCGAAAGCCGGCCGTAGATCGCCAGAAGCCCGCCGAAGGAGCCGACCATTGACACGACCGCGTCGGCCAACTGGCCCTGTTCGGCAAGCCCGACATCCACGCCCTTGACGCGCAGCACCGAGGCGCCGATCGCGATCAGCGCGCCCCATACGGTCTTCGACTGATACCACGGTTTGTATTCGGTAATCTCCGACATCGTCTTCTCTCCTTCTTCGATGGTTTCGTTCAAAGCAAAAGGACCGCTTCGGCGGCGATCCCGTCGACCACCCGCCGGCCGAGCTGGCGCACCCTGACCGTGAGGCTTGCGACCGGCCCGCTGAAATCGGCGGTCTCGTCCGCGGCCGTGTAGGTGTGGCGCGGTGCCGCCGTCTCGATCGTGCGCCTCACCGCGCCGCCTGCGAGGATCTCCAGCCGGTAGCGCTCTTCCGCCTCGTCGAGCGGGATTTCCGCCGCTTCCCAGTCGTCAGCATCGATCCGCCCGCGGCGGACCCAGGTGATCTCGATGCTCCCGTCCGCAAGCCTGCGGCCGGCAAGATGCACCGGCGCGAGCGGCGTCAGGGCCCGCCGTCCGCCGGCAAAGGAAAAGGGACCGGCCGGCGCCGCCGTCATTCCAACCGCCTCGGCAATATAGTTGAGCGGCCGCCCCGCCTCGTCGGAGGCAAGCCCGAGCAGTGGCACCGCCGCATCGAGCGCGATCACCCGTGCCCCCGCCGGTGCACCTGCTGCCGTCGCATCCTCGCTGCCGCCGAGCCCGCGCAAGAGGCGCGTCAGCCGCCATCGGCCGGGGGCGATCTCTTCCGCCGCGGCAAAGCCGATCACTTCCCACGCGCCGGACGCGGAGCGCACGGCGAGCCGGTTGGCGCCGTTCAGCACCGCAAGCGTCGAGGCCGAGGCGAAGCTGCCGTAGGTGAGGTCGAGGGTAATCGCGTGCGCTTCGTCGAAGCGGCCGGTGACGCCGGGCTCCAGGATTTCGGCAAGCCGACCGAGCGTCGCCGGGCGGTCGAGCACCACCCGAAGGGCGTAGCCCTCGCTCTCGACGGAGGACGAAATCGCAATCCTTCGCCACGGCCGCGCGAAGGCCGCGACGCGGGCGAAATCCTCGTCCTTGCCCGCTGCGTAGCGCGGCAGGTCGAGGAATTCGACGGCCGGTGCGAAACCGTCCGACGCGGGATTGGGAACGTCGCGGTCGGGACCCGCGGCGACCGGCACGGACAATCCGCCGTCGGCGAGCTCGCTCAGGGTCAGGCGCCGGGCCGCGCCGTCCTCGCATTCGGAAATCACGAAGCGGCCTTCGGGCCCGTCGGCGAAGGTCAGCACGTCCCCCGGCATGAAGGCGAGCGCGTTCGGGCCGAGCGCCGTCTCCAGCGTCCGGCGTTCCGCGCGATGCTGGCGGAGCAGCGCCTCGGCGGCGGCAAGTGCCGTCTCCTCGGCAAGTGCGGCAGAAAGGTCGAGCGACAGCACCCGGCTGGTCGCCGCCGGCGCCCGTCGCGAGCGGGCGCTCGCCTCGGCGTAATCGGCGGCCACATCGTAGAAGGTCAGGATCGCCTCACCGGCGAAATCGCTGTCATGGCCGCGCCGCTCGCGCCAGAGCGGCTCGTCCTTCAGATCGGCAAGCACGTCCACAAGCGTCGCCGGCAGGCTCGCCTCGTCGCCCGAGCGGAAGCGCAGCACCCCGCCGTCTTCGATCACGTCGATGCGGAAGGCTTCGGTGAGCGGCTCGATCAGGTTGCGGGCGGATGCCACGTCGGCCTGCACATAGCCGCCGAGATCGCCCGTCACCGCCGAGACGTCATAGTCGGCAAAGCCGTGGTCCTCGCACATCGCCCCGATCACGTCGGCGACCGTGCCGGCCCCGAGCCGACCGTTCAGCCAGTGCCCAGTCCGCCAGTTGCCGCCGTCCGACCAGAGGGCGAGATTGCCCGGAAAGGCCGGATAGGGCCGCGCGTCCCAGGCCCAGAGGTAGATGCGCGCCGGATCGACCATTCCGGCGGGTGCTGCGGCGTCTCCCCAGTGGTCGTAGTGGGCCGAAAGGAACCGCCGCTGCACGGCGTCGGCCCGCAGTCCGCGCGAATGATAGGGCAGCCCGCCCTCGGCCGATTTCGGATCGCCGAAGACGTTCGGCTGGTTGGCACCGCGATCGATCGCCGGGCAGCCGAGTTCGGTGAACCAGAC
It includes:
- a CDS encoding response regulator transcription factor, with the protein product MRILVVEDDVNLNRQLVEALEEAGYVVDKALDGEEGHFLGDTEPYDAVILDIGLPEMDGLTVLEKWRAAGRAMPVLILTARDRWSDKVAGIDAGADDYVAKPFHVEEVLARIRALIRRAAGHASSEIVCGPVRLDTKASKASVSGTQLKLTSHEYRLLSYLMHHMGEVVSRSELVEHLYDQDFDRDSNTIEVFVGRLRKKIGLDLIETVRGLGYRMQAPKDAH
- a CDS encoding cytochrome c-type biogenesis protein, translated to MLRRLLMAVILALSVFAPLPAFAVNPDEVLADPVLEQRARNISAELRCLVCQNQSIDDSNADLARDLRLIVRQRIVGGDTDEEVMDYVVSRYGEFVLLKPRVSAKTYVLWGAPAALLVIGAFAALVYARGRNRPAPERLSPEEEARLKALIED
- a CDS encoding heme lyase CcmF/NrfE family subunit, encoding MIIELGHYALVLALATAIVVSVLPLIGARRGDTALMGIATTGTLAMFGLVVLSFGALSYAYMVSDFSVQNVWQNSHSLLPDVYRFAAVWGNHEGSMMLWLLILSLFSAMVAFFGANLPQRLKANVLAVQAWIATAFALFILLTSNPFIRLAPAPAEGKDLNPVLQDVGLAIHPPLLYLGYVGFSVCFSFAIAALIDGRIDAAWARWVRPWTLAAWTFLTAGIAMGSYWAYYELGWGGWWFWDPVENASFMPWLAGTALLHSALVMEKREALKIWTVLLAILAFSLSLLGTFLVRSGVLTSVHAFATDPSRGIFILGILTIFIGGAFTLFAFRAPALKSGGLFAPISREGALVLNNLILTVSAATVLVGTLYPLLLETLTGDKISVGPPFFNLTFGLLMAPLLIALPFGPMLAWKRGDLLGAFQRLYVAAGLALVAAVILFYVQHGGPVLAVFGLAAGFFIVFGALADLWYRAGFNKVSTSVAFQRLAGLPRSAFGTALAHLGFGVTVLGIVAVTTFETETVTEMKPGMTVEAGGYTVTFDRMMAAKGPNFTEDRAHFTLSKGGVDMGEVWSSKRLYTARRMPTTEAGIRSFGTSQLYVSLGDPMAEGGIVVRVWWKPFILCIWIGALVMMAGGFVSLSDRRLRVGAPTRRTKSVKVALEAAE
- the ccmE gene encoding cytochrome c maturation protein CcmE, translated to MTRKQKRLAVIAGGMGFIVAAVLLVMFAFSQSVAYFYVPGDLATVTVPPGTRIRLGGLVETGSVKRGEGSTVTFAITDTIGTVPVTYTGILPDLFREGQGVVAEGAFVAGDPVFAADTVLAKHDETYMPKDVADRLKAQGVELSGKETVK
- the ccmI gene encoding c-type cytochrome biogenesis protein CcmI, with the translated sequence MLFWIATALLTAVTAVVLLGPLFRGNTVLVEDAVGEAAVYRDQLNELERDKTLGLIGGEEADYARAEIGRRLIAASAEAKGGKQPKSGRHLLAQAFIVVCLPAIGLGLYMLTGSPGMPSEPLAARLENPGNNLELLVAKVERHLAQNPDDGAGWDVLAPIYFKMSRYGDAELAYRNAIRLLGQNPERMIGLGETMTAESDGIVTADARSAFEQAVKLGSANPRASFYIALSLEQEGKREEARAAFEALAKASPADAPWLPLVNEHIAANTGEAKPEAPGNPTAADIAAAQGMSTGDRTEMIRGMVAGLDAKLKENPNNFEGWMRLVRSYAMLKEPENAVAALKSALAAFPAEGQEGQQLIAMARELGLPVEEALK
- a CDS encoding Do family serine endopeptidase; the protein is MFNSRRSKLKTMLRNSTAAGLAAVIVAGSVPAMIVPAYAEAVRVEAPQVPSFSDVVSAVSPAVVSVRVQTNVQTAQDESNFQFGFGGRGFEDLPDDHPLKRFFKEFGMPGPDARPGQKPNRPRGEGRLRPTSQGSGFFISEDGYIVTNNHVVQDGAAYTVVMNDGTELDAKLVGTDARTDLAVLKVENPKQKFTYVQFAADENMRVGDWVVAVGNPFGLGGTVTAGIISARGRDIGSGPYDDYIQIDAAVNRGNSGGPDFNLNGEVVGINTAIFSPSGGNVGIAFAIPASVAKGVVDELIKTGTVERGWLGVQIQPVTKDIADSLGLSEASGALVVAPQAGSPGEKAGIKQGDVVTAVNGETVKDPRDLAKRIAAFAPGTTVDVSIWREGKSMSMKVELGELPKDQQASGGSAVPDKSAPSTEQALANMGISVAPAEDGKGLTIVDVDPNSDAADKGLQAGEKIVSVNNQTVSTADEVLKVIDQAKKDGRTKALFQVESQNGSRFVALPIDQG
- a CDS encoding response regulator transcription factor; this encodes MNSPQQTPPGTGETGCAEAVAGANVPRMKILVIEDDLEAAAYMVKGFREAGIVADHASDGESGLFMASENGYDVLIVDRMLPRRDGLSVISELRKRGVETPVLILSALGQVDDRVTGLRAGGDDYLPKPYAFSELLARVEVLGRRKGKPEQDMVYRVGDLELDRLSHEVRRGGRELLLQPREFRLLEYLMKNAGQVVTRTMLLENVWDYHFDPQTNVIDVHVSRLRSKIEKDFDKPLLKTVRGAGYMIKDEG
- a CDS encoding ATP-binding protein encodes the protein MRTRSLTVRVLLLATAWSAVALVTMAVVISALYRQGTERGFNNLLRAQLYNVINSVSIGDGDSLAGSPELGDLRFSQPKTGWYWLVEPLGNFTTAPLASTSLGLTDLPVPDINTVPFDDHYERFYPMTDPYGNHLRVAETEVVLDANGRAARFRVSGNVDVVEEDVRFFTTRLYTGLALIGLGGLIVNGLAILYGLKPLERARRALERIRAGEAERIEGVFPREIQPLANEINALIDSNRRIVERARMQVGNLAHSLKTPIAVLLNETRALPKSQASVVTAQAEAMQSQVSSYLNRARIAAQRESVLARTEFEPVLERLIRVMRRLNPETQFDLKLAPGLVLAMEQQDVEETVGNLLENAARFAATGVVVTAGAAEGHEPGEGVMRRDWIEVTVEDDGPGLEPGEIVEALKRGRRLDESKPGTGLGLSIVNEIASEYQGAFGLSRGARGGLRARLVLPAVTRDIA